DNA sequence from the Actinacidiphila yeochonensis CN732 genome:
TCGTGACCAAGATCGGCATCATCCTCGGCAGCACCCGCCCGGGCCGCAACGGCGAGGCCGTCGCCCGCTGGGTGTACGACCTGGCCGCCCAGCGCACCGACGCCGAGTTCGAGCTGGTGGACCTGCTCGACTACGACCTCCCGCACCTCGACGAGCCCGTGCCCCCGGCCAGGGGCCAGTACAGCCGGCCGCACACCTTCCGTTGGGCCGAGAAGATCGCCTCCTTCGACGGCTTCGTCATGGTGACCCCGGAGTACAACCACTCCACCTCCGGCGCCCTGAAGAACGCCATCGACTTCCTCTACGCCGAGTGGAACAACAAGGCCGTCGGCTTCGTCGGCTACGGCGCCGTGGGCGGCACCCGCGCGGTCGAGCACCTGCGGCTCATCGCCGCCGAGCTCCAGATGGCCGACGTCCGCGCCCAGGTCGCGCTGTCGGTCCTCACGGACTTCGAGAACTTCTCCGTGTTCAAGCCGAGCGCCGTCCACGCCGGGCATCTCAGCGACGTCCTGGACCAGGTCGTCGCCTGGAGCGCCGCGCTCGCCCCGCTGCGCGCCACCGCCTGACCCGCACCCGTGCGGCCGCCTCCCCCCCGCTCAGCGGCGGTCGGCCCCGGACCCGGCCAGGAAGCCGCCGACCGCGGCGCGGAAACCGTCCGGGTCCTCCACCCAGGGGAGGTGGCCCGCGCCGTCGAGCACGGTCCGCGAGACCCGGGGAAGGGCCCGTTCCAGCGAGTCGAGCGCCCAGTTCGGCCGGATGTCCTCGGAGCCGTGGACGATCAGCACGGGCACCTCCAACCTCTCGCAGGCCGACCGCAGTTCCGGTGTCCCCGAGGTGCGGGCGACCTCGGCGTTGACGGTCGCGTTGCACTCGACGTTCACCCCGAACCAGGGCGTGGCCGACGCCGCCGCCTGCTCCAGCGCCCGCTCCCGGTCACCGTAGTCCGCGGACCACTGCAGCACGCACCACTCCCGCTCCTCCGCCTCGGTACGCTCCCGGCGCTCCAGCTCCTCCCAACGTGCCAGGTGCTGACCGAGGTTGGCCCGCAGGTTCCGTTGGTAGGTGGACCGCCAGGTGCTGCGGCTGTCGATCCCGGTGCCGGACACGTAGACCAGCCCGCTCACCCGCTCGGGGTGGGCGAGCGCGTACCGCAGCGCCAGATCGGCACCGTACGAATGGCCCAGCAGCGCCATCCGCTCCAACCCGAAGTGGCCTCGTACGGCGTCCAGATCGGCCACGGACCGCGCGACCGAGTACGGCCCGCACCGCTGCGACCGCCCGCATCCCCGCTGGTCCCACCGGTGAACGGTGGCCCGGTCCGCCAGCAGCCCGGCCGCGTCGCCGAGGAAGTCCCACAGGCCGGGCCCGCCGTGGCAGAAGACCACGGGAGCTCCCGCGCCGCTCCGGGCCGCCCACAGCCGCACGCCGTCCTCGGCCACCACCATCTCGTCCACACCGCTCATCCGGCCAAGTCTGGCTCATGGGGCCGCGGTTGCCAGCCGTGGGGGCGCGGCCGGCCTGCCTCAGCCCGCGACGGCCTCCGCGATCCGCTGGGCGGCCTGGGCGGGCGTGAGGTGCGTGGTGTCGACGACCTCGGCCTCGGCGTGCAGCCACGTGCGGGCCGCCTCGGCGTAGGGCTCCAGGTACTTGAGACGGAACGGGGAGTCGGGGCCTTGGACGGTGTCCCCCGCGATGCGCCCGCGGAGGGTGTCCTGGTCGGCGTGGAGGACGAAGTGCCGTACCGGGATGGCGTGCTGGGCGAGGCCCGCGCTGATCTCGCGCCAGTACTCCTCGACCAGGACGGTCATGGGCACCACCAGGGTGCCGCCCGTGTAGTCGA
Encoded proteins:
- a CDS encoding AAA family ATPase; protein product: MIVWLNGTHGAGKTTTSTLVQQLIPDSRVFDAEKVGETLMDITPGLPATDNFQHWPPWRPLVVETARRVLDYTGGTLVVPMTVLVEEYWREISAGLAQHAIPVRHFVLHADQDTLRGRIAGDTVQGPDSPFRLKYLEPYAEAARTWLHAEAEVVDTTHLTPAQAAQRIAEAVAG
- a CDS encoding NADPH-dependent FMN reductase, with protein sequence MTKIGIILGSTRPGRNGEAVARWVYDLAAQRTDAEFELVDLLDYDLPHLDEPVPPARGQYSRPHTFRWAEKIASFDGFVMVTPEYNHSTSGALKNAIDFLYAEWNNKAVGFVGYGAVGGTRAVEHLRLIAAELQMADVRAQVALSVLTDFENFSVFKPSAVHAGHLSDVLDQVVAWSAALAPLRATA
- a CDS encoding alpha/beta fold hydrolase, producing the protein MSGVDEMVVAEDGVRLWAARSGAGAPVVFCHGGPGLWDFLGDAAGLLADRATVHRWDQRGCGRSQRCGPYSVARSVADLDAVRGHFGLERMALLGHSYGADLALRYALAHPERVSGLVYVSGTGIDSRSTWRSTYQRNLRANLGQHLARWEELERRERTEAEEREWCVLQWSADYGDRERALEQAAASATPWFGVNVECNATVNAEVARTSGTPELRSACERLEVPVLIVHGSEDIRPNWALDSLERALPRVSRTVLDGAGHLPWVEDPDGFRAAVGGFLAGSGADRR